The following are encoded together in the Hypnocyclicus thermotrophus genome:
- a CDS encoding outer membrane lipoprotein-sorting protein, with protein MKKFIFMFLIIFSITTFSKTTINEILKNIKKNNNYNSSFQISTMKIEKNGKITSSMIFESYSKKINNNTFQLMKFTSPSRLTGTSILSKNGNTWYYNKRTNRVRLLSKSAKNGNLMGSSFSYDDMDFDYEKDFNSILLKEDKKYYYLKLVPIDKNKKYSYIISKVNKFNFTEELIEYYDKNNFLYKKLEINDYTKKGNYLIPKTMKMTDIINNKSTYIISDISTIKLNINIKNTLFSEKNLKK; from the coding sequence ATGAAAAAATTTATTTTTATGTTTCTAATAATATTTTCAATAACTACCTTTTCTAAAACAACTATAAATGAAATATTAAAAAATATTAAAAAAAACAATAATTATAATAGTAGTTTTCAAATATCTACTATGAAAATAGAAAAAAATGGAAAAATAACATCTAGTATGATTTTTGAGTCATATTCAAAAAAAATAAATAATAATACTTTCCAATTAATGAAATTTACTTCTCCAAGTAGATTAACGGGTACATCTATACTTTCCAAAAATGGAAATACATGGTATTATAATAAAAGAACAAATAGAGTAAGACTTTTATCTAAAAGTGCGAAAAATGGAAACCTTATGGGCTCTAGTTTTTCATATGATGATATGGATTTTGATTATGAAAAAGATTTTAACTCTATTTTATTAAAAGAAGATAAAAAGTATTATTATTTAAAATTAGTTCCAATAGATAAAAATAAAAAGTATAGTTATATTATTTCCAAAGTAAATAAATTTAATTTCACCGAAGAATTGATAGAATATTATGATAAAAATAATTTTTTATACAAAAAATTAGAAATAAATGATTATACTAAAAAAGGTAATTATTTAATTCCTAAAACTATGAAAATGACTGATATTATAAATAATAAATCTACATATATTATTTCTGATATCTCTACAATAAAATTAAATATAAATATTAAAAATACTTTATTCTCAGAAAAAAACTTAAAAAAATAA